In Blautia sp. SC05B48, a single genomic region encodes these proteins:
- a CDS encoding helicase C-terminal domain-containing protein has protein sequence MLNLPVPEAEFINEVLKPSEEQQEMVSAFSERAEEVRAGLVNPTVDNMLKITNDGRKCALDQRLLNELLPDAEKSKVNTCVENAFQVWDEGKADRTTQLIFCDLSTPKGDGTFNVYDDVRNKLVARGIPKEEIAFIHEYNTETKKADLFAKVRTGQVRILMGSTPKLGAGTNVQDRLIALHHLDCPWKPSDLEQQEGRILRQGNQNDKVKIFRYVTENTFDAYMWQILENKQKFISQIMTSKSPVRACEDVDDTALSYAEIKALATGNPYIKEKMDLDVQVSKLKLLKANHTSQIYRLESDIAKNFPVQISALKERIAGMQVDSQVVKSVDLQDNDTFAMTVGNVLYEDKKEAGEALIAACAGLKTVSTGGKVGEYHGFTLSASYNMFSNAFELTIKGKCSYKLEIGKDPVGNMQRIHNTLSSIDRKLTESEQKLETVQQQLATAQEEVKKPFPKEAELNEKIERLSELNALLNMDEKGNETIMADEDIGREGSNTDSRDAVEEKELPETADRIHKPSILERLKQEKAQQNTAEPTVTQKTAKKKHEQEL, from the coding sequence ATGCTGAATCTTCCTGTACCGGAAGCAGAGTTTATCAATGAAGTCTTAAAACCAAGTGAAGAACAGCAGGAAATGGTCAGTGCCTTTTCGGAACGTGCGGAAGAAGTAAGAGCCGGTCTTGTGAATCCAACGGTGGACAACATGCTCAAGATTACCAATGACGGAAGAAAATGTGCATTGGATCAGAGGCTATTAAATGAACTCCTTCCGGATGCAGAAAAAAGCAAGGTCAATACCTGTGTGGAAAATGCTTTTCAGGTATGGGACGAGGGAAAAGCAGATCGGACAACACAGCTGATCTTCTGTGACTTGTCTACTCCAAAAGGGGATGGGACTTTCAATGTATATGATGATGTCCGAAACAAACTGGTTGCCAGGGGAATCCCGAAAGAAGAGATTGCGTTTATCCATGAATACAACACGGAGACAAAGAAAGCAGATTTGTTTGCAAAGGTACGGACCGGGCAGGTGAGAATCCTTATGGGTTCCACTCCAAAACTCGGTGCTGGTACCAACGTACAGGACAGGCTCATTGCCCTCCATCACCTTGACTGTCCGTGGAAGCCGTCTGATCTGGAACAGCAGGAAGGACGTATCTTAAGACAGGGAAACCAGAATGACAAAGTAAAGATATTCCGGTATGTGACGGAGAACACTTTTGATGCGTATATGTGGCAGATTTTGGAGAATAAGCAGAAGTTCATCAGCCAGATCATGACCAGTAAATCCCCGGTCAGGGCTTGTGAAGATGTGGATGATACGGCACTGTCCTATGCGGAAATAAAGGCACTTGCCACAGGCAATCCGTACATTAAAGAAAAAATGGATCTGGATGTGCAGGTGAGTAAGCTAAAACTTCTAAAGGCAAACCATACCAGTCAGATTTACCGTCTGGAATCCGATATTGCAAAGAATTTCCCGGTACAGATCAGTGCATTGAAAGAGCGGATTGCCGGAATGCAGGTGGATTCGCAGGTAGTAAAAAGTGTGGATTTACAGGATAATGACACGTTTGCCATGACAGTAGGGAATGTCCTTTATGAAGATAAGAAAGAAGCAGGCGAAGCGTTGATCGCTGCTTGTGCAGGGTTAAAAACCGTCAGCACCGGCGGAAAGGTCGGGGAATATCATGGGTTCACGTTATCTGCTTCCTATAATATGTTCTCCAATGCGTTTGAACTGACAATCAAAGGAAAATGTTCTTATAAGCTGGAGATCGGAAAAGACCCGGTAGGAAATATGCAGCGTATCCATAACACGCTTTCTTCTATCGACAGGAAGCTGACGGAAAGTGAGCAGAAATTGGAAACCGTACAACAGCAGCTTGCTACTGCACAGGAAGAGGTAAAGAAACCATTTCCGAAAGAAGCAGAGCTGAATGAAAAGATAGAACGGTTATCCGAGTTAAATGCCTTGCTGAACATGGATGAAAAGGGCAATGAGACGATTATGGCAGATGAGGATATTGGCAGAGAAGGAAGTAACACAGACAGCAGGGATGCCGTAGAAGAAAAAGAACTTCCGGAAACAGCAGACAGAATTCATAAGCCATCTATTCTGGAACGCTTAAAGCAGGAGAAGGCACAGCAGAATACAGCGGAACCGACCGTTACACAGAAAACTGCAAAGAAAAAACACGAACAGGAGTTATAA